A genomic window from Terriglobales bacterium includes:
- a CDS encoding deoxyribonuclease IV, protein MATKWEREAKDILKRPAPETPPKLTSRRIGIHTSTSGGPETAAERAYRLGCNTFQMFSSSPRMWKPYQLSKSQCEEMIRLNENYGIKPLVIHTSYLVNMASSTAEFLGKSIQAFRAEVERALALGAQYLVLHAGSYRGLTREEGLRRAGSAIAEATDRLEMESCGFKVLIENAAGAEYSLGSSFEQVAELVDRLRPVLPVAACIDTCHTHVAGYDIVSADGYEFTMKYLENTIGLTNIPVWHCNDAKAARASKLDRHQHIGQGSIGLEPFRRLLNDPRTAHAAFIAETPIDEPGDDQKNVDALKNLVKE, encoded by the coding sequence ATGGCGACGAAGTGGGAACGCGAGGCGAAAGATATCCTGAAACGCCCTGCTCCGGAGACTCCTCCCAAGCTCACGTCGCGCCGAATTGGGATTCATACCTCTACCTCAGGGGGGCCGGAGACTGCGGCCGAACGCGCCTATCGCCTGGGCTGTAATACATTCCAGATGTTTTCGTCGTCGCCGCGCATGTGGAAGCCCTATCAGCTTTCGAAATCGCAGTGCGAAGAGATGATTCGCCTGAATGAGAACTACGGCATCAAACCGCTGGTCATTCACACCAGTTATCTGGTCAACATGGCGAGTTCGACGGCGGAGTTCCTCGGCAAATCCATTCAAGCGTTTCGTGCCGAAGTGGAACGCGCCCTCGCACTCGGCGCTCAATATCTCGTGCTGCACGCCGGCTCATATCGCGGGCTCACGCGCGAAGAGGGACTGCGACGGGCTGGGAGCGCGATTGCCGAAGCTACCGATCGCCTCGAGATGGAAAGCTGCGGGTTCAAAGTTCTAATCGAGAACGCCGCCGGAGCGGAGTACTCGCTGGGAAGCTCGTTCGAGCAGGTGGCGGAGTTGGTGGATCGTCTGCGTCCTGTCTTGCCGGTAGCAGCATGCATCGACACGTGCCACACCCATGTCGCCGGCTATGACATCGTCTCGGCCGACGGGTATGAGTTCACGATGAAATACCTGGAGAATACGATCGGGCTAACGAATATCCCAGTTTGGCACTGCAACGATGCCAAAGCTGCGCGCGCATCGAAGCTCGACCGGCACCAACATATTGGGCAAGGCAGCATCGGATTAGAGCCATTCCGCCGGTTGCTCAACGATCCTAGAACAGCGCACGCAGCATTCATCGCCGAGACGCCGATCGATGAACCTGGTGATGATCAGAAAAATGTGGATGCGCTGAAGAATCTGGTTAAAGAATGA
- the aroF gene encoding 3-deoxy-7-phosphoheptulonate synthase, translating into MLVVMKAQATEEQVREVCHKIESLGFRAHPIPGAQRTAIGITGNQGALEAGTLEEMPGVGEVIRVSKPYKLVSRDVKPENSVIRFPNSHVTIGGRDVVMMAGPCSIESRDQAMTIAEQVARNGGHFLRGGAYKPRTSPYSFQGLGEEGLKIMAEVREQFGLLIVTEAVDNETLDLVEQYADMIQIGARNMQNFSLLKRAGRSRKPVLLKRGMSATLEELLMAAEYILSEGNYNVVLCERGVRTFADHTRNTLDLSIVPAVQRLSHLPILVDPSHGTGKRNKVLPLGRAAIAVGADGLIIEVHHDPDRALSDGQQSITPDQFTVLMSEIKQIAAVLDRGVVAPVSIVKADAHLTVG; encoded by the coding sequence ATGTTGGTCGTAATGAAGGCGCAGGCCACAGAAGAGCAGGTGCGCGAGGTCTGTCATAAGATCGAGTCTCTCGGATTTCGCGCGCACCCCATTCCCGGCGCGCAGCGCACAGCGATCGGCATCACTGGCAACCAGGGCGCACTCGAGGCCGGCACTCTGGAGGAGATGCCCGGCGTCGGCGAGGTCATCCGAGTCAGCAAGCCTTATAAGCTAGTCAGCCGGGATGTGAAGCCTGAGAACTCAGTTATTCGCTTTCCCAACTCGCACGTAACCATTGGCGGGCGAGACGTTGTGATGATGGCGGGGCCTTGCTCGATCGAATCGCGCGATCAGGCGATGACGATTGCCGAACAAGTCGCCCGTAACGGCGGCCATTTTCTGCGCGGCGGCGCATACAAGCCGCGCACCTCTCCATATTCCTTTCAAGGTCTCGGCGAAGAAGGTTTAAAGATCATGGCCGAAGTGCGCGAGCAATTCGGTCTGCTGATCGTCACCGAAGCAGTAGACAACGAAACGCTCGATCTCGTCGAACAATATGCCGACATGATTCAAATCGGCGCGCGCAACATGCAAAATTTCTCGCTCCTCAAACGCGCCGGTCGATCACGCAAACCGGTGCTGCTTAAGCGCGGAATGTCGGCCACGCTTGAAGAACTTTTAATGGCAGCCGAGTACATTTTGAGCGAAGGCAATTACAACGTCGTGCTCTGCGAACGTGGTGTGCGCACGTTCGCCGACCATACACGCAACACGCTCGACTTGAGCATCGTGCCCGCAGTCCAGCGCCTCAGTCACCTTCCCATTTTGGTGGATCCAAGCCATGGCACCGGGAAGCGGAACAAAGTTCTCCCGCTTGGACGCGCGGCAATCGCCGTAGGCGCAGACGGCTTGATCATCGAAGTGCACCACGATCCCGATCGCGCCCTCAGCGACGGGCAACAATCGATCACTCCTGACCAGTTCACGGTGCTGATGTCAGAGATAAAGCAGATCGCCGCCGTGTTGGATCGAGGAGTGGTTGCGCCAGTGAGCATAGTGAAAGCCGACGCCCATCTGACGGTCGGGTAA
- a CDS encoding 30S ribosomal protein S1, translating to MSFDESTARDFNPAVQENTANPEDSAHGMGESARSQNSNHETTTLNTETETTALATENPQPAVAEHETAHADAQEMDFAAALESFEAEQSAAEAAAPAEDNVQKGTVVKLTDKYVVVDIGSKSEGMVPIAQVMGRDGQPKFQPGDSIDVVKDRGETEEGYVLLSHEKAQRVRVWDDIEKAYNDKALIKGYVVDRVKGGLSVDVGGVRAFLPGSQVDLKPVRNLDGYKGQEIDVRVIKLNKKRGNIVVSRKQHLEEEQAEKRSKTLEHLEEGSVLTGTVKNLTDYGAFVDLGGLDGLLHITDMSWGRLTHPRDLVNVGDEIHVKVLKFDKDKQRVSLGFKQLTPDPWLDAAERYPIGAHVRGRVLSVTDYGAFIELEQGIEGLVHVSEMTWSKRMKHPSKIVKPGDEVETVVLNVNPAERRISLGLKQLEQNPWEQLHDKYPVGSTVEGKVRNLTDFGAFIEIEDGIDGLVHVSNLSWTKRVKHPSEVLKKGEKVKAQVLAIEPEHRRLSLGIKQLQPDVWETFFATHRIGDVVHGKVLRTAQFGAFVEISEGVEGLCHNSEATDSHGTPIKLEPGQEHDFKIIKMNPDEKKVGLSLRAVGEEASRADVEAYKQPVSSSTTTLGEIMNWKRASNDQS from the coding sequence ATGTCGTTCGACGAGAGCACAGCCCGCGATTTCAATCCAGCCGTTCAAGAGAACACTGCTAACCCGGAAGATTCAGCTCACGGGATGGGAGAGTCGGCTCGCTCACAAAATTCCAATCACGAGACTACAACCCTGAATACCGAAACCGAAACCACCGCACTCGCCACCGAAAACCCTCAACCCGCCGTCGCCGAGCACGAGACCGCACACGCGGATGCTCAGGAGATGGATTTCGCCGCCGCTCTGGAGAGCTTCGAGGCCGAGCAGTCTGCAGCCGAGGCTGCCGCTCCGGCCGAGGACAACGTCCAGAAGGGCACGGTCGTCAAGCTGACCGACAAGTATGTTGTCGTCGATATCGGCTCAAAGTCTGAAGGCATGGTCCCAATCGCACAAGTCATGGGACGCGACGGCCAGCCCAAGTTCCAGCCGGGCGACAGCATTGACGTTGTCAAAGATCGCGGCGAGACCGAAGAGGGATATGTCCTTCTATCGCACGAGAAGGCACAGCGCGTGCGCGTATGGGACGACATCGAGAAGGCATACAACGACAAGGCTCTCATCAAAGGCTACGTTGTGGATCGCGTAAAGGGCGGATTGTCGGTTGACGTGGGCGGAGTTCGTGCATTTCTGCCGGGCTCTCAGGTTGATCTCAAGCCGGTGCGCAACCTCGACGGATACAAAGGTCAAGAGATTGACGTCCGCGTCATTAAGCTGAACAAAAAGCGCGGCAACATCGTGGTTTCGCGCAAGCAGCACCTCGAAGAAGAGCAGGCGGAAAAGCGGTCCAAGACGCTCGAGCACCTGGAAGAAGGTTCAGTCCTCACTGGGACCGTCAAGAACCTCACCGACTACGGAGCCTTCGTCGACCTCGGCGGTCTGGATGGTTTGCTGCACATCACCGACATGTCTTGGGGGCGTCTCACGCATCCGCGCGATCTGGTGAATGTAGGCGATGAGATTCATGTAAAAGTTCTCAAGTTCGATAAAGACAAACAGCGAGTCTCGCTGGGATTCAAGCAGCTCACGCCTGATCCGTGGCTCGATGCTGCTGAGCGTTATCCCATCGGCGCGCACGTTCGCGGACGCGTTCTGAGCGTTACCGACTACGGAGCTTTCATCGAATTGGAACAAGGCATCGAAGGTCTCGTTCATGTCAGCGAAATGACGTGGTCGAAGCGGATGAAGCATCCGTCGAAGATCGTGAAGCCCGGCGACGAAGTTGAAACCGTTGTGCTGAACGTGAATCCGGCGGAGCGTCGCATTTCTCTCGGACTCAAGCAGCTCGAGCAGAATCCGTGGGAGCAGTTGCACGACAAGTATCCGGTCGGCAGCACAGTCGAAGGCAAAGTTCGCAACTTGACCGACTTCGGCGCCTTCATCGAGATCGAAGACGGTATCGACGGCCTTGTTCACGTCAGTAATCTGAGCTGGACCAAGCGCGTAAAGCATCCGTCCGAAGTCCTGAAGAAGGGTGAGAAAGTGAAAGCGCAGGTGCTGGCGATCGAACCGGAGCATCGCCGACTGTCACTCGGCATCAAGCAGCTTCAGCCCGATGTCTGGGAAACGTTCTTTGCGACGCATCGCATCGGCGATGTGGTTCACGGCAAGGTTCTGCGCACGGCTCAGTTCGGAGCTTTCGTAGAAATCTCCGAAGGAGTCGAAGGCCTCTGCCACAACTCCGAGGCGACCGACAGCCACGGCACTCCGATCAAGCTCGAACCTGGCCAGGAGCACGACTTCAAGATCATAAAGATGAATCCTGATGAGAAGAAGGTCGGACTCAGTTTGCGGGCGGTCGGGGAAGAAGCAAGCCGCGCGGACGTCGAAGCGTACAAGCAGCCAGTCTCAAGTTCGACTACAACGCTAGGCGAGATCATGAACTGGAAGCGCGCCAGCAACGACCAAAGTTAG
- a CDS encoding HIT domain-containing protein, producing MDYLWTPWRYAYITEAKDDLRCVFCDKQNEKDDRTSWIVHRGKHCYICLNAFPYTSGHVMVIPYQHLDQLQKLPTEAAHEMMALCQRTETALRNLYHPDGINLGMNLGAAAGAGVAGHLHMHVLPRWVADANFMTVIGETRILPETLETTWQRMREEFGRETKGSKSRADAAPATARASRKQRK from the coding sequence ATGGACTATCTCTGGACTCCCTGGCGGTACGCGTACATCACCGAGGCAAAAGACGACCTGCGCTGTGTCTTTTGCGACAAGCAGAATGAGAAGGACGATCGCACCTCATGGATCGTTCACCGCGGGAAGCATTGCTACATCTGTTTGAACGCGTTTCCATATACATCCGGGCACGTCATGGTTATTCCTTACCAACACCTGGATCAACTGCAAAAACTCCCCACAGAAGCGGCACACGAGATGATGGCCTTGTGTCAGCGCACCGAAACTGCGCTGCGTAATCTCTACCATCCTGACGGGATTAACTTAGGAATGAATCTGGGAGCCGCAGCCGGGGCTGGCGTCGCCGGGCACCTTCACATGCACGTCCTACCGCGCTGGGTAGCGGATGCCAATTTCATGACCGTAATCGGTGAAACGCGGATTTTGCCTGAGACGCTCGAGACCACATGGCAAAGGATGCGTGAGGAGTTCGGGCGCGAAACCAAGGGCAGTAAATCGCGGGCTGACGCTGCACCCGCAACAGCACGCGCCAGCAGAAAACAGCGAAAATAA
- a CDS encoding carbonic anhydrase has translation MRDMSTIDEVLQANEKYAQTHKPRSLSPRPTRRLAVVTCMDTRLTKATMGLAEGDAHIIRNAGGIITDDTLRSLLVSHYSLGTEEFMVINHTDCGLMRSTEEELRTMIERQAGTASISPERFYAFKSPEENVRKQLEKLKSHPWVRKEIVVRGFVFDVETGRLKEVFV, from the coding sequence ATGAGAGATATGTCCACGATCGACGAAGTTCTTCAAGCCAACGAGAAGTACGCCCAAACACACAAACCCCGCAGCCTTTCGCCCCGCCCAACGCGGCGGTTGGCGGTAGTCACCTGCATGGACACGCGGCTTACGAAAGCCACCATGGGACTGGCTGAGGGAGACGCGCACATCATCCGTAATGCCGGCGGGATTATTACCGACGACACGCTGCGCTCGCTACTGGTCTCGCACTATTCGCTCGGCACAGAAGAGTTCATGGTTATCAATCACACCGACTGCGGTCTCATGCGCTCCACCGAAGAAGAGCTGCGGACGATGATCGAGCGCCAGGCCGGCACCGCGAGCATCTCGCCGGAGCGCTTTTACGCTTTCAAATCGCCGGAGGAAAACGTGCGCAAGCAGCTCGAGAAATTAAAGTCCCACCCCTGGGTACGAAAGGAAATCGTGGTGCGAGGGTTCGTGTTTGACGTTGAGACCGGCAGGCTCAAGGAAGTGTTTGTTTAG
- the der gene encoding ribosome biogenesis GTPase Der — protein sequence MPRTSTLSSNEKRAEKFGATPMLAIVGRPNVGKSTLFNRLIGRRRSIVGDEPGITRDRLYGKANWNGREIRVVDTGGIIPDEKELIPSEIYRQARVALEEADVIAMVVDGRTELAAPDIELARLLIRSGKPVLLAVNKIDTPKLEAVVEDFRRLGIKRIFPVSAEHGTGVAELLDEVVELAPAASKIEETSGARANEAEPEKSSAIETKIAIIGRPNVGKSTLLNQLTGTSRAIVSPIAGTTRDAVDEVVQRDEHRYRFIDTAGIRRKGKTKLMAEKLSVVMARKHLEAADVALLMIDATEGVTSSDATIGGYAHESGRSVVIVVNKWDLVGPARKDGKPPADQILFEKQLRTVLKYLSYAPVLFISAASGKNVDRVFATVQRVAQERRKRISTGEMNRFLKSVDFERASSPGYGVRIQYLTQAAVAPPTFIAFTNRSGKLHFSYQRFLENQIRRAFGFEGTPIWIKTRGKEKE from the coding sequence TTGCCGAGAACTTCCACACTTTCTTCCAACGAAAAACGAGCCGAGAAATTCGGCGCAACGCCCATGCTCGCCATCGTGGGTCGTCCGAACGTCGGCAAGAGCACGCTTTTCAATCGGCTGATCGGCAGGAGGCGGTCGATCGTTGGCGATGAGCCGGGGATCACGCGCGACCGTCTCTATGGCAAGGCAAATTGGAACGGACGCGAGATTCGCGTTGTGGACACTGGCGGCATTATTCCTGATGAGAAAGAACTCATCCCCTCGGAGATTTACCGGCAGGCGCGAGTTGCCCTTGAGGAAGCAGACGTGATCGCGATGGTGGTTGATGGCCGCACCGAACTCGCGGCTCCCGATATAGAACTCGCGCGGTTGCTGATTCGCAGCGGCAAGCCGGTGTTGCTGGCGGTCAACAAGATTGATACCCCGAAGCTCGAGGCCGTCGTGGAAGATTTCCGTCGGCTCGGCATCAAACGCATTTTTCCCGTGTCGGCCGAGCATGGAACAGGCGTTGCCGAGTTACTGGATGAGGTAGTGGAACTCGCACCTGCCGCCTCAAAGATCGAGGAAACATCCGGAGCGAGGGCGAACGAGGCTGAGCCAGAAAAATCTTCTGCGATCGAAACCAAGATTGCCATCATCGGCCGCCCAAACGTTGGTAAATCGACGCTGCTGAATCAACTCACGGGCACATCGCGCGCGATCGTGTCTCCGATTGCGGGAACTACGCGCGATGCTGTGGATGAAGTAGTGCAGCGTGACGAACATCGGTATCGCTTCATCGATACTGCAGGCATTCGACGCAAAGGGAAGACCAAGCTGATGGCCGAAAAGCTTTCGGTCGTGATGGCGCGCAAGCACCTCGAAGCCGCTGATGTTGCATTGCTTATGATCGATGCGACCGAAGGAGTGACGTCTTCAGATGCGACGATCGGTGGATACGCGCATGAAAGTGGCCGCTCCGTCGTGATCGTCGTCAACAAATGGGACCTCGTTGGACCAGCGAGAAAAGATGGCAAGCCTCCTGCCGACCAGATCCTGTTCGAAAAACAGCTTCGCACTGTGCTGAAGTACTTGAGCTACGCTCCGGTGCTGTTTATCTCCGCGGCCAGCGGGAAGAACGTTGATCGCGTCTTCGCGACCGTGCAGCGCGTCGCGCAGGAGAGACGCAAGCGCATCTCAACCGGGGAGATGAATCGCTTTCTCAAGTCAGTCGATTTCGAGCGCGCATCTTCGCCTGGGTATGGCGTGCGAATCCAGTACCTGACGCAGGCTGCGGTGGCGCCGCCTACATTCATTGCCTTTACCAATCGCAGCGGCAAACTGCACTTTTCATATCAACGCTTTCTTGAAAACCAGATTCGCCGAGCTTTCGGCTTCGAAGGCACGCCAATCTGGATCAAGACTCGCGGGAAGGAGAAAGAGTGA
- a CDS encoding ATP-dependent DNA helicase yields MGSLYSFFAPGGALAASHPAYEFRRGQLQMAEAVEQAIQDRKHLLVEAGTGTGKTLAYLLPALRSGKRVIISTGTKNLQEQLFYKDVPFLEQVLYPNGEGKLRVCYMKGRNNYLCRQKLYDLKNQPILTELGEIDQYRAIAEWEQSTQTGDRAEISGLPESSALWHKLDARADACAGQKCQQFDRCFITEMRRRALESDIVIVNHHLFFADLAIKRALDGTPESGVLPEAGIVIFDEAHELEDVAGSYFGVSVGNLRFDELARDVETTLRMKQVLPASVVQACATLRERTQFFFGLLPSGEGRFAFTNRREFLEENGDEYISLMHALTRLAAELQQMKEKPEEVFQFVRRAEEIRVQLSFILESQDRNTVYWIERRSGFSRRGARVVSLQATPIDVSQLLRQALFENLDTAILTSATLAVSNGFDYIKGRLGLDHARSLVVPSHFDYSRQALLYVPENLPDPRSDQFPARAAEVIRRVLEATRGRAFCLFTSYSQMQDIYERLLGEIEYPMLIQGSAPRNALLEEFRTTRNAILFATSSFWQGVDVQGEQLSCVIIDRLPFAVPNDPVVAARIAAIASDGGNAFMEYQVPGAVITLKQGFGRLIRSLHDRGVLVLLDNRITRQRYGRIFFESLPKYGNARSIDEITDFFSAEKTRARI; encoded by the coding sequence ATGGGCTCGCTCTATTCCTTCTTCGCTCCCGGCGGAGCTTTGGCCGCTTCACATCCTGCGTATGAATTTCGACGCGGGCAACTGCAGATGGCCGAAGCTGTCGAGCAGGCGATCCAGGACCGCAAGCATCTGCTGGTAGAGGCGGGTACCGGAACGGGAAAGACGCTCGCCTATCTGCTGCCGGCTCTGCGTTCCGGCAAACGCGTCATCATCTCGACGGGAACTAAGAATCTGCAGGAACAGCTCTTCTACAAAGACGTTCCCTTTCTGGAGCAGGTGCTCTATCCAAACGGCGAAGGCAAGCTGCGCGTCTGCTACATGAAGGGGCGCAACAACTACCTGTGCCGGCAGAAGCTATACGATTTGAAAAACCAGCCGATTCTCACCGAACTCGGCGAAATCGATCAATATCGCGCTATCGCGGAATGGGAACAAAGCACTCAGACCGGTGACCGCGCGGAAATTTCAGGGCTGCCGGAATCCAGCGCGCTCTGGCACAAGCTCGATGCTCGGGCTGATGCGTGCGCTGGCCAGAAATGTCAGCAGTTTGATCGCTGCTTCATCACCGAGATGCGACGGCGCGCGCTGGAGAGCGACATTGTCATTGTCAATCACCATCTGTTCTTCGCAGATCTGGCGATCAAACGCGCTCTCGACGGCACTCCGGAATCCGGAGTTCTTCCCGAAGCCGGAATCGTGATCTTCGATGAAGCTCACGAATTGGAAGATGTTGCCGGAAGTTACTTCGGGGTCTCGGTCGGCAATCTTCGCTTCGATGAACTGGCGCGAGATGTCGAAACTACGCTGCGAATGAAGCAGGTGCTGCCCGCGTCCGTCGTTCAGGCATGCGCAACACTGCGGGAGCGCACGCAATTCTTCTTCGGCCTGCTTCCGTCGGGAGAAGGACGGTTCGCGTTCACCAATCGCCGCGAGTTCCTCGAAGAAAACGGCGATGAATATATTTCGCTGATGCACGCGCTCACGCGCCTCGCTGCTGAACTCCAGCAAATGAAAGAAAAACCGGAAGAGGTCTTTCAGTTTGTGCGTCGAGCTGAAGAAATTCGCGTCCAGCTATCGTTCATTCTGGAATCCCAAGATCGCAACACCGTTTACTGGATCGAGCGTCGCAGTGGCTTCAGCCGCCGTGGCGCCCGGGTCGTCTCATTACAAGCAACGCCGATCGATGTTTCGCAACTGCTGCGGCAGGCGCTGTTCGAAAATCTCGATACCGCGATTCTCACTTCCGCTACGCTTGCCGTGAGCAACGGATTCGACTACATCAAGGGTCGACTCGGGCTCGATCATGCGCGATCGCTGGTAGTGCCTTCGCATTTCGACTACTCGCGCCAGGCATTGCTTTATGTACCCGAGAATCTGCCCGATCCTCGCAGCGATCAATTTCCCGCTCGTGCTGCCGAAGTCATTCGCCGCGTGCTCGAAGCGACGCGCGGTCGAGCATTCTGCCTCTTCACCAGCTACTCGCAGATGCAGGACATCTACGAGCGGCTCCTCGGCGAAATTGAATATCCGATGCTCATTCAAGGTTCGGCTCCGCGCAATGCTCTGCTGGAAGAGTTCCGCACCACACGAAACGCGATTCTGTTTGCGACTTCGTCATTCTGGCAGGGAGTCGATGTGCAGGGCGAGCAGCTTAGCTGCGTGATCATCGACCGCCTGCCCTTCGCAGTTCCGAACGATCCCGTCGTTGCGGCTCGCATTGCGGCCATCGCCTCAGACGGCGGAAACGCGTTCATGGAATATCAGGTACCCGGCGCCGTAATCACACTGAAGCAAGGATTCGGCCGCCTCATTCGTTCACTTCACGATCGCGGTGTGCTCGTGCTCCTCGACAACCGCATCACTCGCCAACGCTACGGCCGAATTTTCTTCGAGAGCCTGCCGAAGTATGGCAATGCTCGAAGCATCGATGAGATTACCGACTTCTTCTCCGCCGAAAAAACGAGAGCTAGAATTTAG
- a CDS encoding tetratricopeptide repeat protein has product MQSYTRRQLKQDKFKEATESAIAQAQAHRRALTIGAIIVIIIVCAIGGYSYWRNQQDEQASAAVGQAMNTFSAPIRTAGEPVDPTIISFASTTERDKEAEKQFQQIADQYPHTDSGKNALYMTGVVALDAGNYSDAEARFKKAADKGNKDIASLAKLGLASVYEATNRDQDAINIYNELMKKPTISVPRERAQFALASLYERKDPAQAKKIYDQLAADKSPLIAQMAKQRQTELK; this is encoded by the coding sequence GTGCAAAGCTACACCCGTCGTCAACTTAAGCAAGACAAATTCAAAGAAGCAACTGAAAGCGCTATTGCCCAGGCGCAGGCGCATCGTCGAGCGCTCACTATCGGCGCAATTATTGTCATCATCATTGTCTGCGCAATCGGCGGCTATTCCTATTGGCGCAACCAGCAAGACGAGCAGGCCAGCGCCGCTGTTGGCCAGGCGATGAACACGTTTTCCGCTCCAATTCGGACCGCCGGCGAACCGGTCGATCCCACCATCATCAGCTTCGCCAGCACCACGGAGCGCGATAAAGAAGCGGAGAAGCAGTTCCAGCAAATCGCCGATCAGTATCCGCATACGGATTCGGGAAAGAACGCTCTCTACATGACGGGAGTGGTCGCGCTCGATGCCGGCAACTACTCCGACGCGGAAGCCCGATTCAAGAAAGCCGCGGACAAAGGCAACAAAGACATCGCTTCACTTGCGAAACTCGGATTGGCTTCGGTGTACGAAGCGACCAATCGCGATCAGGACGCAATCAACATCTACAACGAGTTGATGAAAAAGCCGACGATCTCCGTGCCGCGTGAACGCGCGCAATTCGCGCTGGCATCGCTGTACGAAAGAAAAGATCCCGCCCAGGCGAAGAAAATTTACGATCAGCTCGCGGCAGACAAGTCGCCTTTGATCGCGCAAATGGCAAAGCAGCGGCAAACGGAACTGAAGTAA
- a CDS encoding HU family DNA-binding protein, producing the protein MAAGMTKTALVRNMAEKLEINNKQAAAFLQHLADTAIKETKKNGVFVIPGLGRLVKAERKARMGRNPQTGEPIKIKAKTVVKFRVAKAAKDAIAPKKG; encoded by the coding sequence ATGGCAGCAGGCATGACCAAGACAGCTCTCGTCCGCAACATGGCCGAGAAACTCGAAATCAACAACAAACAGGCGGCGGCATTCCTTCAGCACCTCGCTGACACCGCTATCAAAGAGACCAAGAAGAACGGCGTGTTCGTGATCCCCGGACTCGGACGCCTGGTGAAAGCCGAGCGCAAAGCCCGTATGGGCCGCAATCCGCAGACCGGCGAGCCGATCAAGATCAAGGCGAAGACCGTCGTGAAGTTCCGCGTGGCCAAGGCCGCAAAGGACGCGATCGCTCCCAAGAAGGGATAA
- a CDS encoding type II toxin-antitoxin system HicB family antitoxin, with amino-acid sequence MTLQHTIKAVIRPGEQSGFVAECVDIPVVTQGATLEAAFANLCEAVALHLEGEDLSEFGS; translated from the coding sequence ATGACTTTGCAGCACACAATTAAAGCCGTAATCCGTCCAGGTGAGCAATCCGGTTTCGTGGCCGAGTGCGTGGACATTCCTGTTGTGACGCAGGGCGCAACATTGGAGGCGGCTTTTGCGAACTTGTGCGAAGCTGTCGCTCTTCATCTCGAAGGCGAAGATTTGAGCGAGTTCGGCTCGTGA